From Shewanella yunxiaonensis, the proteins below share one genomic window:
- a CDS encoding NCS2 family permease, with product MHSSNSDSAVNSSWLERYFKIQERGSSVRRELIAGLTTFLAMVYSVIVVPSMLGKAGFDAGSVFIATCLIAAFGSLLMGLWANLPMAIGCAISLTAFTAFSLVLGQHMSIPVTLGAIFLMGVVFTLVTVTGIRQWVLTNLPRGIAHGTGIGIGLFLLLIAANNVSLIVGNTGGGLPVKLGDVSSLPVVATIIGLAATIGLEKRRVPGGILLVIIVLSVFGLVFDPSVKFSGIFALPDLTSEHSLFGKLDILGALNPVVLPIVLALVMTAIFDATGTIRAVAGQANLLDKEDNIINGGKALTADSVSSMFAGLVGGAPAAVYIESAAGTAAGGKTGLTATLVGVLFLLLIFLAPLSYLVPAYATAPALMYVGLLMLSNVTKLDFNDKVDAMAGLTCAVFIVLSCNIVTGIMLGFATLVIGRICSGEWRKIKPGVLLITIGLVVFYVGGWAI from the coding sequence ATGCATTCATCTAACTCCGATAGTGCCGTGAATTCTTCATGGCTGGAGCGATATTTCAAGATTCAGGAACGCGGTAGCAGTGTGCGCCGTGAATTGATCGCTGGTTTGACGACATTTTTGGCGATGGTGTATTCCGTCATCGTGGTGCCATCCATGTTAGGAAAGGCGGGCTTTGATGCTGGCTCAGTGTTTATTGCCACCTGTTTAATCGCGGCTTTTGGGTCACTATTGATGGGGTTATGGGCCAATTTGCCTATGGCTATCGGCTGCGCCATCTCTCTGACAGCCTTTACTGCATTTAGCCTGGTACTTGGGCAGCACATGTCTATCCCAGTAACCCTTGGGGCAATTTTTCTGATGGGGGTAGTGTTCACGCTGGTGACTGTTACCGGTATCCGTCAGTGGGTGCTAACGAATCTGCCTCGGGGCATCGCTCACGGAACAGGCATTGGTATCGGTTTGTTTCTGTTACTGATTGCCGCTAATAATGTCAGCTTGATTGTTGGCAACACTGGCGGCGGTTTGCCGGTAAAATTAGGCGATGTGAGCAGCTTGCCTGTGGTGGCTACTATCATTGGTCTGGCGGCAACCATTGGTCTGGAAAAACGTCGGGTTCCGGGTGGCATTCTGTTAGTTATCATTGTGTTGTCAGTATTCGGTCTGGTGTTTGATCCATCGGTGAAATTTAGCGGGATATTTGCGCTGCCGGATCTGACATCTGAGCACAGCCTGTTTGGTAAACTGGATATCTTGGGGGCACTGAATCCAGTAGTCTTACCAATTGTGTTGGCACTGGTGATGACGGCGATTTTTGATGCCACCGGGACGATTCGCGCCGTGGCAGGTCAGGCCAATTTGCTGGACAAGGAAGACAATATTATCAATGGTGGCAAAGCGCTGACAGCAGACTCGGTCAGCAGTATGTTTGCCGGTCTGGTGGGGGGGGCTCCAGCCGCCGTTTATATTGAATCCGCTGCAGGCACCGCCGCAGGCGGTAAAACCGGGTTGACTGCCACCCTGGTTGGCGTGTTGTTTTTGCTGTTGATCTTCCTGGCACCATTGTCTTACTTGGTACCAGCTTATGCTACCGCTCCGGCACTGATGTACGTCGGACTGTTGATGTTGTCAAATGTCACCAAGCTCGATTTTAATGACAAAGTCGATGCCATGGCTGGCCTGACATGTGCGGTATTCATTGTGCTTTCTTGTAATATCGTTACCGGTATTATGTTGGGGTTTGCGACCTTAGTGATTGGCCGTATTTGCAGCGGCGAGTGGCGTAAGATCAAACCAGGCGTGCTGTTGATCACCATTGGCCTGGTTGTATTCTATGTCGGTGGCTGGGCAATTTAA
- the glnB gene encoding nitrogen regulatory protein P-II — translation MKKVEAIIKPFKLDDVREALAEIGITGMTVLEVKGFGRQKGHTELYRGAEYMVDFLPKVKIELVIQDDLLEQALDVIVDIARTGKIGDGKIFVTDVERVIRIRTGEENEEAV, via the coding sequence ATGAAAAAAGTGGAAGCCATTATCAAGCCTTTCAAACTTGACGATGTCCGTGAAGCATTGGCGGAAATTGGCATTACAGGGATGACAGTGCTGGAGGTCAAAGGGTTTGGTCGTCAGAAGGGGCACACAGAGCTTTATCGTGGTGCTGAGTATATGGTGGACTTTCTGCCCAAAGTAAAAATCGAATTGGTGATCCAGGACGATTTGCTGGAGCAAGCACTGGATGTCATCGTAGATATTGCCCGCACTGGTAAGATCGGTGATGGTAAGATTTTTGTGACCGATGTTGAACGGGTCATCCGAATTCGTACCGGTGAAGAAAACGAAGAAGCGGTATAG
- a CDS encoding small highly charged protein, with product MSNPYEFDDDDSSWGEHQRNKQRNSKRVKQRRRDTKRRYYDEGPEMDAFKEDKWK from the coding sequence ATGTCAAACCCATATGAATTTGATGATGATGACTCTTCATGGGGAGAGCATCAGCGTAACAAGCAACGCAACAGCAAGCGCGTAAAACAACGCCGCCGTGATACCAAGCGTCGTTACTACGACGAAGGTCCAGAAATGGACGCATTTAAGGAAGACAAGTGGAAATAA
- a CDS encoding DUF2461 domain-containing protein, with translation MFTQSCFDFLAALQLNNDRDWFKANQHQYETVVRTPALQFIEQMQPHILALSPRLTAVAKKVGGSLMRPQRDTRFSHDKAPYKSNVGIQFRHFQGKDVHAPGLYVHLANDGCFIAAGIWHPESPVLNNIRQCIDDNPNGYQKALAALNNAGFYMDGDSLQRPPKGYDKQHPLIDELKRKDFIAVKEISQSTVTQADFAEYCAQQFQHCQKLMGYLCFALELDY, from the coding sequence ATGTTTACTCAAAGTTGTTTTGATTTTCTTGCGGCACTGCAGCTCAACAATGACCGTGACTGGTTTAAAGCCAATCAACATCAATATGAAACGGTGGTGCGCACCCCAGCATTACAGTTTATTGAGCAGATGCAGCCGCACATTCTGGCCTTGTCGCCCCGTCTTACGGCGGTCGCCAAAAAAGTCGGCGGCAGTTTGATGCGGCCACAACGCGATACGCGTTTTAGTCATGATAAAGCCCCCTATAAATCCAATGTAGGGATCCAGTTTCGGCACTTTCAGGGGAAAGATGTCCACGCGCCGGGGCTGTATGTACATCTTGCTAACGATGGCTGTTTTATTGCTGCCGGGATCTGGCATCCAGAATCACCAGTGCTGAATAACATTCGCCAATGTATTGATGATAATCCCAATGGCTATCAGAAAGCGTTAGCCGCATTAAACAACGCCGGCTTTTATATGGATGGTGATAGTCTGCAACGCCCCCCAAAAGGCTATGACAAACAACATCCATTGATTGATGAACTCAAACGAAAGGATTTTATTGCGGTTAAAGAGATTTCTCAGAGCACGGTAACCCAAGCCGATTTCGCCGAATATTGTGCGCAGCAGTTTCAACATTGCCAGAAGCTCATGGGCTATTTGTGCTTTGCACTTGAACTCGATTACTGA
- a CDS encoding PilZ domain-containing protein, with translation MSADAHSLLIEQLKPIMMEPNFDDLFDKMTQGESNSSRFLLKMEINRLASPCLRIIDLRDKSELPCSEVIFAEQHHYLDEPAKEIFQRALALYRQQYTMGVYEEVMRSHQQRRHQKESNKIEPAPSLVPGIILGNYIRRTEERMNYSIKILVSQPGQREVTGNTLDLSVSGARIRLPAKHGFNLQRPLTVKLQELGDEFYFADLQQGVDYQVVDADVVDDDCRLRLKRVSGSEQLSQMLSDLIRGYKLRYKVDVNDVMVNASGLGFERHYLPHYPHLPLFISYDQQQQPQIGTILLSSDNQELLHYFLDENDVNQLPAILSRQRLQALLAHPNDSAYSLLYCFTYNAKGRLFFYAATLAELQETALLPLFFHYGAGKASWKVCRLHLDDIDHRQPYKSSALPGDDPSYSSMTEQQLAQYQHLVQLMDLTDEAAAEQYQCWQSPQNINDLKRFGIEKGPQSQIHLVALNFSERRREARFAFKTLVSITQDGKQLQAMTHDISSRGLQLHLDNPVVLDNSKELLLSFSKLQQLAPKIKLQDLPYRLVHSRKNGVTLHLAAIVGHIPHTGVEFLNQLIIRNREKLQQLTDNHQQTKELADGLKNQLMRHLHAVPFMLEKTTKSFRMACIGIGMQRDAISDLFAREQGNRLLFDLAPLLAEGRLKLDFIEPIRRMKPEHSADSFELFAIVSTGERPQIITCKRAEEMPTPTALSDFIQQADRIGRFMALKVYRGAVGKPDLSYLQRELDYVKLHAKHRAQQLEQLLWRIVGVGELVDITAEVRMRLPPPAQD, from the coding sequence ATGAGTGCAGACGCCCACAGTCTCCTGATTGAACAATTAAAACCAATCATGATGGAGCCCAATTTTGATGACCTGTTTGACAAGATGACGCAGGGAGAATCTAACTCCAGTCGTTTTCTGTTAAAAATGGAAATCAATCGTCTCGCCAGTCCCTGCCTGCGGATCATCGATTTACGAGATAAGTCTGAACTGCCTTGCAGTGAAGTGATTTTTGCTGAGCAGCATCATTATCTGGACGAGCCTGCCAAAGAAATATTTCAGCGCGCATTAGCCTTGTACCGTCAACAATACACAATGGGGGTATATGAAGAGGTGATGCGAAGTCATCAACAACGCCGTCACCAAAAAGAAAGCAACAAGATAGAGCCTGCGCCCAGCCTGGTTCCGGGGATTATTCTCGGCAATTACATCCGTCGGACTGAAGAACGGATGAACTACAGTATCAAAATACTGGTGTCTCAGCCGGGACAACGGGAAGTCACCGGTAATACCTTGGATCTTTCTGTCAGTGGCGCAAGGATCCGCTTGCCTGCCAAACACGGTTTTAATCTACAACGCCCTTTAACGGTAAAACTGCAGGAACTGGGTGATGAATTCTACTTTGCCGATCTGCAGCAAGGTGTGGATTATCAAGTCGTAGATGCCGATGTGGTCGATGATGACTGTCGCCTGCGACTCAAGCGGGTCAGTGGCAGTGAGCAGTTATCGCAAATGCTGTCAGATCTGATCCGTGGCTACAAACTACGCTATAAGGTGGATGTGAATGATGTGATGGTCAATGCCAGCGGACTGGGCTTTGAGCGCCATTATCTGCCACATTATCCGCATCTGCCATTGTTCATCAGCTACGATCAACAACAGCAACCGCAAATTGGCACAATTTTACTGAGCAGCGATAATCAGGAGCTGCTGCACTATTTTCTTGATGAAAACGACGTCAACCAACTACCGGCGATTCTGAGCCGTCAGCGACTCCAGGCATTATTGGCGCACCCGAATGACAGTGCTTATAGTCTGCTGTACTGCTTTACCTATAACGCCAAAGGGCGCCTGTTCTTTTATGCGGCAACGTTAGCCGAGCTGCAAGAAACTGCCCTATTACCGCTGTTTTTTCACTATGGCGCAGGTAAGGCCAGCTGGAAAGTTTGCCGATTGCACCTGGACGACATAGATCATCGGCAGCCTTATAAATCTTCGGCACTGCCTGGCGATGATCCCAGTTACAGCAGCATGACAGAACAGCAACTAGCGCAGTATCAGCATTTAGTACAACTGATGGATCTCACCGATGAAGCGGCGGCTGAACAATATCAATGCTGGCAATCTCCTCAGAATATCAATGATCTGAAACGGTTTGGCATAGAAAAAGGCCCACAAAGTCAAATTCATCTGGTTGCCCTTAATTTTAGTGAGCGCCGCCGTGAAGCCCGCTTTGCCTTTAAAACCTTGGTTTCCATTACTCAGGACGGCAAGCAATTACAAGCGATGACCCATGACATCTCCAGTAGAGGACTGCAACTGCACCTGGACAATCCGGTTGTGCTGGACAATAGCAAAGAGCTATTGCTGAGTTTTTCGAAATTGCAGCAGCTGGCCCCTAAAATTAAGTTGCAGGATCTTCCCTATCGTCTGGTTCATAGTCGTAAGAACGGTGTCACCTTGCATTTGGCGGCCATAGTGGGTCACATACCGCATACCGGTGTGGAGTTTCTCAATCAGCTGATCATCCGTAATCGTGAGAAACTGCAGCAATTGACAGACAACCATCAGCAGACAAAAGAATTAGCGGACGGCCTGAAGAATCAGTTAATGCGCCACCTCCATGCGGTACCGTTTATGCTGGAGAAAACGACGAAATCGTTCCGAATGGCTTGCATAGGCATTGGGATGCAACGGGACGCGATCAGTGATCTGTTTGCCCGTGAGCAAGGAAACCGGCTGCTATTTGATTTGGCACCATTGCTGGCTGAGGGGCGGCTGAAGCTGGACTTCATCGAACCGATACGCCGGATGAAACCAGAACACAGCGCTGACAGTTTTGAACTGTTTGCGATTGTCAGTACTGGCGAACGGCCCCAGATTATCACTTGTAAGCGGGCGGAAGAGATGCCCACACCGACGGCATTGTCGGACTTTATCCAGCAGGCTGATCGCATTGGCCGATTTATGGCCTTAAAGGTCTACCGCGGCGCGGTTGGAAAACCGGATCTATCTTATCTGCAACGCGAACTGGATTACGTCAAACTCCACGCCAAACACCGCGCACAGCAACTAGAGCAGCTGTTGTGGCGCATTGTGGGTGTTGGTGAGTTGGTGGATATTACGGCGGAAGTCAGAATGAGACTGCCGCCGCCAGCACAAGATTAA
- a CDS encoding PilZ domain-containing protein → MEDKRKFSRVLFETPAQLRTETRTWNTRLVDLCLNGAMVQLPDDFELAPSLILSFRLPASEIEVSMLAEPVYHKRNYLGLKCAFIDVDSITHLRRLLELNTGDTSQLNRELDQFISEHDSV, encoded by the coding sequence ATGGAAGACAAGCGTAAATTCTCGCGCGTGCTGTTTGAAACACCGGCACAACTGCGCACCGAAACGAGAACCTGGAACACCCGATTAGTGGACCTGTGTCTTAATGGCGCGATGGTACAATTGCCGGATGATTTTGAACTGGCGCCATCACTGATCCTCAGTTTCCGCTTGCCAGCATCAGAGATCGAGGTGAGCATGCTGGCTGAACCCGTCTACCACAAGCGTAACTATCTGGGATTGAAGTGCGCGTTCATCGATGTGGATAGCATTACCCATCTGCGCCGCTTATTGGAACTCAATACCGGTGATACTTCACAACTTAATCGTGAGCTGGATCAGTTCATATCCGAACACGACTCGGTATAA
- the radA gene encoding DNA repair protein RadA codes for MAKNKTAYVCTECGQDFPRWQGQCSACNEWNTITEVRLGAATAGRSGSFSGYAGAGSSEVKTLDQIDLNEVPRIPSGFAELDRVLGGGIVAGSAILIGGHPGAGKSTLLLQTLCQLAETLPALYVTGEESLQQVAMRAVRLGLPTGKLKMLSETNVDTICDVALKEQPKIIVIDSIQVMHISDVQSSPGSVAQVRESAAFLTRFAKQNNIAIIMVGHVTKDGSLAGPKVLEHCIDCSVMFEGDSDSRYRTLRSHKNRFGAINELGVFAMTERGLREVANPSAIFLSRADEAASGSLVMVVWEGTRPLLVELQVLVDHSALSNPRRIAVGMDSNRLAMLLAVMHRHGGLQMADQDVFVNVVGGVKVTETSADLTLLLAMLSSFRGEVLPRDLVVFGEVGLSGEIRPVPNGQERLVEAAKHGFRRAVVPIANVPKKAPPGMEVIGVRKLSEALAAL; via the coding sequence ATGGCAAAAAACAAAACAGCATATGTCTGCACAGAGTGCGGACAAGATTTTCCTCGTTGGCAAGGGCAGTGCAGCGCCTGTAACGAATGGAACACCATCACTGAAGTTAGGCTGGGTGCCGCTACCGCGGGCCGTAGCGGCAGTTTTAGTGGTTACGCTGGTGCGGGCAGTAGCGAGGTGAAAACTCTGGATCAGATTGATCTGAACGAGGTGCCACGCATTCCCAGCGGTTTTGCTGAACTGGATCGAGTGTTGGGCGGCGGTATTGTCGCTGGCAGTGCCATTCTGATTGGTGGGCACCCTGGTGCCGGCAAAAGTACCTTGTTATTGCAGACCTTATGTCAATTGGCCGAGACCTTACCGGCGTTATATGTGACAGGTGAAGAGTCGTTACAGCAAGTTGCCATGCGTGCGGTACGTTTAGGACTGCCTACCGGCAAACTAAAAATGCTGTCGGAAACCAATGTCGATACCATCTGTGATGTGGCATTAAAAGAACAACCCAAAATTATTGTTATCGATTCGATTCAGGTGATGCACATCAGTGATGTGCAGTCATCTCCGGGAAGTGTGGCGCAAGTGCGCGAATCGGCAGCATTTCTAACCCGTTTTGCCAAGCAAAATAACATTGCCATCATCATGGTGGGACATGTCACCAAAGATGGCAGTCTCGCCGGACCTAAAGTGCTGGAGCACTGCATCGACTGCTCGGTGATGTTTGAAGGGGACAGTGATAGCCGCTATCGTACATTGCGTTCCCATAAAAACCGCTTTGGCGCTATCAATGAACTCGGTGTGTTTGCTATGACCGAACGTGGCTTACGTGAAGTGGCCAATCCCTCGGCAATTTTTTTGTCGCGTGCCGATGAAGCTGCGTCTGGCTCGCTGGTGATGGTGGTATGGGAAGGGACTCGACCGTTGCTGGTGGAATTACAGGTGTTGGTGGACCATTCAGCGTTATCCAATCCGCGTCGCATTGCAGTAGGGATGGATAGCAACCGTCTAGCCATGTTGCTGGCGGTGATGCATCGTCATGGTGGGTTGCAGATGGCCGATCAGGATGTTTTTGTTAACGTGGTGGGCGGCGTTAAAGTGACTGAAACCAGCGCCGATCTGACGCTGTTGCTGGCCATGTTGTCGAGTTTTCGGGGGGAAGTGTTACCGCGTGATTTGGTGGTGTTCGGCGAGGTTGGGTTGTCTGGTGAAATTCGTCCGGTGCCCAATGGTCAGGAACGCCTGGTGGAGGCAGCCAAACATGGTTTTCGTCGTGCGGTAGTGCCTATCGCCAATGTCCCGAAAAAAGCGCCGCCGGGAATGGAAGTCATTGGCGTGCGTAAACTCAGTGAAGCATTGGCGGCGCTGTAA
- a CDS encoding GspH/FimT family pseudopilin — MKHMPQRGFTLVELVITLLILTILLGIAVPSLADLHRQYRTDSALRQLQQLLSFARNQAISYRSRVTVCRLNGNSCIDSDWQQGVSVFIDHNGNLLLDTEDKLLQQSGEFHANDSIFYNRKAVRFHPDGLASGSNGTLSYCPEKVSDNAQTIIVNQAGRTRRSDDNINCGT; from the coding sequence ATGAAACATATGCCACAACGGGGCTTCACGCTAGTGGAGCTGGTTATCACCTTGCTGATTTTGACCATTTTGTTAGGTATCGCAGTACCGTCTTTAGCAGACTTACACCGTCAATATCGTACTGATTCCGCCTTACGCCAATTACAACAATTGCTGTCCTTCGCCCGTAACCAGGCCATCAGTTATCGCTCACGAGTTACCGTCTGTCGGCTAAACGGCAATAGCTGCATCGACAGCGACTGGCAACAAGGTGTCAGTGTCTTTATCGATCACAACGGTAATCTGCTCCTGGATACGGAGGATAAATTATTGCAGCAATCCGGTGAGTTCCACGCTAACGACAGCATCTTCTACAATCGTAAAGCTGTGCGCTTTCATCCGGACGGATTAGCCAGTGGCAGTAATGGCACGCTGAGTTACTGTCCGGAAAAAGTCAGCGACAATGCACAGACCATTATTGTGAATCAGGCGGGGCGAACCCGTCGTAGCGACGATAATATCAATTGTGGGACATAA
- the serB gene encoding phosphoserine phosphatase SerB produces the protein MVPEFSQLTLKSASDRDVFGFGQHFWPLYSEGEHLQQLRLRLVFTPEAESAVVSVLPTLPISAISRLHRQQPLLGMELLLGSTPSASVIGALQALPGLEQLLLAPSTQLPQLTTPGLLVMDMDSTAIQIECIDELAAAAGVGAEVAAVTERAMLGELDFEQSLRARVAKLKGADTAIIGQLCEQLPLSPGLPSMIAELQQHGWRTVVASGGFTPFVNHLKQLLSLDAAFANELVLQDGKFVGEVTGKVVDAAFKAAVVTDCAVQWQIASGQRVAIGDGANDIPMVTAADFGLAYHAKPKLAAAADAQIRQLGLQVIPFFLQYHSC, from the coding sequence ATGGTTCCAGAGTTCAGTCAATTGACCCTTAAGTCAGCCAGTGATCGAGACGTTTTTGGCTTTGGGCAACACTTCTGGCCGCTATATTCCGAAGGTGAACATCTGCAACAGTTACGGCTGCGTTTGGTATTTACACCGGAAGCAGAAAGTGCGGTAGTGTCAGTTTTGCCAACCTTACCCATTAGCGCCATATCCCGGTTGCATCGTCAGCAACCCCTGTTAGGGATGGAATTATTGTTAGGTAGCACGCCATCAGCATCGGTCATTGGAGCGCTGCAGGCACTGCCGGGGCTGGAACAATTGTTGCTCGCTCCATCGACTCAGTTACCGCAGTTAACCACCCCAGGGTTACTGGTAATGGATATGGACTCTACTGCGATCCAGATTGAATGTATTGACGAATTGGCCGCAGCGGCCGGCGTGGGCGCTGAAGTCGCCGCTGTAACTGAACGGGCAATGCTGGGCGAATTGGATTTTGAACAAAGTTTACGGGCGCGTGTTGCAAAACTCAAAGGCGCCGATACGGCTATTATTGGGCAATTATGTGAACAGCTGCCATTAAGCCCTGGATTACCGTCAATGATTGCTGAGTTACAGCAGCATGGTTGGCGCACGGTAGTGGCCTCGGGTGGTTTTACCCCGTTTGTGAATCATCTGAAGCAGTTGCTGTCGCTGGATGCCGCATTTGCCAATGAACTGGTGCTGCAAGATGGCAAATTTGTCGGCGAAGTGACCGGCAAAGTGGTCGATGCAGCATTCAAGGCCGCAGTGGTGACGGATTGTGCGGTGCAGTGGCAGATAGCCAGCGGTCAGCGAGTGGCGATTGGCGACGGTGCCAATGATATCCCAATGGTTACTGCGGCTGATTTTGGCTTGGCTTATCATGCAAAGCCTAAGTTGGCAGCAGCGGCGGATGCGCAAATTCGTCAGTTAGGGCTACAGGTAATCCCGTTTTTCTTGCAGTATCACTCTTGTTAA
- a CDS encoding GspH/FimT family pseudopilin: protein MSGHYRGFTLVELMVTIAVAAILLSVGVPSLKSLYDGYRVKSEISRIEQTLAFARNQAISYGMGVSVAKNGANWSDGLRVFVTSSDKTLKVVDGFSSHDVVTGADVTFQADGLSSGEATFTYCNNSSDCKGVKVSSSGMIRYTDS, encoded by the coding sequence ATGTCTGGTCACTATCGCGGTTTCACACTAGTGGAGTTAATGGTCACCATTGCCGTGGCAGCCATTCTGCTGTCGGTCGGGGTGCCATCGCTGAAGTCGTTATATGATGGTTATCGCGTAAAATCAGAAATCAGTCGTATCGAACAAACGCTGGCTTTTGCCCGTAACCAGGCTATCAGTTATGGCATGGGCGTGTCTGTTGCAAAAAATGGTGCTAACTGGAGCGATGGTCTCCGAGTGTTTGTCACCAGTAGTGATAAAACGTTAAAAGTTGTAGATGGTTTTAGCAGCCATGATGTGGTAACCGGTGCCGATGTAACATTTCAAGCTGACGGTTTGAGTAGTGGCGAGGCTACCTTTACCTACTGTAACAACAGCAGTGACTGCAAAGGCGTCAAAGTGAGTAGCTCAGGTATGATCAGGTACACCGATAGCTAA
- a CDS encoding RsmB/NOP family class I SAM-dependent RNA methyltransferase, producing MTPAEKYADSYAKTIHQLFTEILQSRQSADRVLAAYFRLNKKHGGRDRRIIRETLFALFRWYGWLKLLPAANDEQLWFRQLAACGLLEQHSWQPTLEAWQLRGGLLPHSGTPWQSLTQAAEQLQLWFAGTDFPAEALVPQWFWQQLSAMNDTQKLTLLQSFCSRPPLWLRVQQLSTTDAKQALATAGFSATESAYFEDAISLGHQSINLNELTLYKDGQLEVQDLASQVIGHICNPQAGEQWWDACSGAGGKSLQLASLMKNQGQIVASDIRQSALLELEKRAARSQCNIIKSVLWQSETAPVATQAFDGVLVDAPCSCTGTWRRNPDMRWLDHETAVTEKPPLQLDILQRASNAVKSGGVLVYATCSLADAENRGVVDAFLAANPQFTLQSLEHPFTGERTEYLTVWPYQADTDGMFVVRMLRQ from the coding sequence ATGACTCCTGCTGAAAAATACGCCGACAGTTACGCCAAGACCATTCACCAACTCTTTACCGAGATTTTGCAGTCCCGCCAAAGTGCGGATCGGGTCTTGGCCGCTTATTTTCGTCTCAATAAAAAACATGGTGGACGCGATCGCCGTATTATCCGAGAAACCCTGTTTGCCCTGTTTCGCTGGTATGGCTGGCTGAAGTTATTACCGGCCGCTAATGATGAGCAGTTATGGTTCCGACAGCTGGCGGCTTGTGGACTGCTCGAACAACATAGCTGGCAACCGACACTGGAAGCGTGGCAATTACGCGGAGGATTGCTACCGCATTCGGGTACCCCTTGGCAGTCGCTGACACAAGCGGCAGAACAGCTGCAACTGTGGTTTGCGGGTACCGATTTTCCTGCCGAGGCACTGGTGCCTCAATGGTTCTGGCAGCAACTATCCGCAATGAACGATACACAGAAACTAACATTATTACAGAGTTTCTGCAGTCGGCCGCCGCTGTGGTTAAGAGTACAACAATTATCTACCACCGATGCGAAGCAGGCGCTGGCAACAGCGGGATTCAGCGCAACTGAATCTGCCTATTTTGAGGATGCCATCAGTCTGGGTCATCAAAGCATCAACCTCAACGAACTGACACTGTATAAAGATGGTCAGCTAGAAGTACAGGATCTGGCCTCACAAGTCATCGGCCATATCTGCAACCCCCAAGCGGGAGAACAATGGTGGGACGCCTGCAGCGGTGCGGGAGGTAAGAGTCTGCAACTCGCGTCATTGATGAAGAACCAGGGCCAGATCGTTGCGTCTGATATTCGGCAAAGCGCGTTACTGGAACTTGAAAAAAGGGCTGCCCGCAGCCAGTGCAACATCATTAAATCCGTCCTTTGGCAAAGCGAAACCGCACCGGTTGCGACTCAGGCATTTGACGGTGTGCTGGTTGATGCACCGTGCAGTTGTACCGGCACCTGGCGTCGGAATCCGGATATGCGTTGGCTAGACCACGAAACCGCCGTCACTGAAAAACCACCATTGCAACTGGATATCCTGCAACGAGCCAGCAACGCGGTAAAATCCGGCGGGGTTCTGGTGTACGCCACCTGCTCTCTGGCTGACGCTGAAAATCGCGGCGTCGTCGACGCATTTTTGGCAGCCAACCCACAGTTTACGCTGCAATCGTTAGAACATCCTTTTACGGGTGAAAGGACAGAATATTTGACCGTGTGGCCCTATCAGGCCGATACCGATGGGATGTTTGTAGTGCGTATGCTTCGCCAATAG